A window from Vibrio cortegadensis encodes these proteins:
- the oppB gene encoding oligopeptide ABC transporter permease OppB — protein sequence MLKFILKRMMEAIPTMLVLITVSFFLMRFAPGSPFSSERTLPPQVMANINAKYGLDKPVFEQYTTYLTNVIQGDFGPSFKYKDFTVNELVASALPVSAKIGAVAFIFALIFGVSVGTIAALRQNTWLDYTIMSSAMLGVVMPSFVLAPALIYMFSINLGWFPAGGWLDGSMKYMILPVLGMSMLYVATFARITRGSMIETLNSNFIRTARAKGLSYSYIVVKHALKPAMLPVVSYMGPAFVGIITGSVVIETIFGLPGIGKLFVNAAFNRDYSLVMGVTILIGFLFIVFNAIVDILLAYVDPKIRY from the coding sequence ATGCTGAAATTCATTTTAAAACGAATGATGGAAGCAATACCCACTATGTTGGTATTGATTACCGTTTCTTTCTTCCTGATGCGCTTTGCTCCAGGTAGCCCTTTTTCGAGCGAAAGAACACTTCCACCCCAAGTAATGGCGAATATTAATGCTAAATACGGCCTTGATAAGCCTGTGTTTGAGCAATACACCACCTATTTAACCAATGTTATCCAAGGTGACTTTGGTCCATCTTTTAAATACAAAGACTTTACCGTAAATGAACTCGTTGCTTCTGCTTTGCCTGTTTCGGCAAAAATCGGTGCAGTAGCCTTCATTTTCGCTCTTATCTTTGGTGTCAGTGTCGGAACGATCGCAGCTCTGCGGCAAAATACCTGGCTTGACTATACGATCATGTCCTCGGCCATGCTCGGGGTGGTTATGCCATCCTTCGTGCTAGCACCTGCGTTGATTTACATGTTTTCGATTAATCTAGGTTGGTTCCCTGCGGGTGGCTGGTTAGATGGGTCAATGAAATACATGATCTTGCCAGTATTAGGTATGTCGATGTTGTATGTTGCCACTTTCGCACGTATCACACGTGGTAGCATGATCGAGACTCTAAACAGTAACTTTATCCGTACCGCAAGAGCGAAAGGCTTGAGCTATTCATACATTGTTGTGAAGCACGCTCTGAAGCCTGCAATGTTGCCAGTTGTTTCTTACATGGGGCCTGCTTTCGTAGGTATCATCACTGGTTCTGTTGTTATCGAAACTATTTTTGGCCTGCCAGGAATTGGTAAGCTATTTGTTAATGCCGCCTTTAACCGTGACTACTCGCTAGTAATGGGAGTGACCATTTTGATTGGTTTCCTCTTCATTGTATTCAACGCTATCGTTGATATTTTACTGGCTTACGTTGATCCAAAAATTCGTTACTAA
- a CDS encoding ABC transporter substrate-binding protein has product MYKNKITQALLLGASMAVAATSTTTFAADVPAGTKLAKVQELVRGNGTEVASLDPHKTEGVPESHVIRDLLEGLVNQDANGKTIPGVAERWETEDNKKFTFYLRKDAKWSNGDPVTADDFVYSFQRAVDPNTASPYSWYLEMTTMVNASDIIAGKKDKSTLGVKAIDANTFEVTLESPVPYFVMMMGHTTVKPVHKATVEKYGDKWTKPENFVGNGAFTVGNWVVNERIELVRNEKYWDNANTVLTKVTYLPIENQVAEMNRFLSGEIDFTSSLPNEHFRRLQKEHSESVAIKGNLCTYYYNFNTHKPPFDDVRVRKAISYTIDRDIVANAILGQGQKPAYFLTPEIVANFSPETPDYGKLSQKERNAKAKALLEEAGYNKSNPLKFTLLYNTSENHKKIAVAIGSMWKKNLGVDVVLENQEWKTYLETKKQGDFEAARAGWCGDYNEASTFTSLMEGKNTTGGIHYKSAEYDKLTADAIRATSEEERKELYYAQEALLTKDMPIAPIYQYVTARLVNPHVGGYAENNAEDKLYSKDMYIIAE; this is encoded by the coding sequence ATGTATAAGAATAAAATCACTCAGGCCCTTCTTCTAGGCGCGAGTATGGCAGTTGCTGCCACTTCTACTACGACTTTCGCAGCTGATGTCCCAGCTGGAACTAAACTAGCAAAAGTACAAGAACTCGTCCGTGGTAACGGTACTGAAGTTGCTTCTCTTGACCCTCACAAAACTGAAGGTGTTCCTGAGTCTCACGTTATTCGTGACTTGCTAGAAGGTCTAGTTAACCAAGATGCGAACGGCAAAACAATTCCAGGTGTTGCTGAGCGTTGGGAAACAGAAGATAACAAAAAATTCACGTTCTACCTTCGTAAAGATGCTAAATGGTCAAATGGCGATCCTGTAACGGCTGACGATTTCGTCTACAGCTTCCAACGTGCAGTTGATCCAAACACAGCATCACCTTACTCATGGTACCTAGAAATGACAACGATGGTTAATGCATCGGATATCATTGCAGGGAAAAAAGACAAATCAACTTTAGGTGTTAAAGCAATTGATGCAAATACATTTGAAGTAACACTTGAAAGCCCAGTACCGTACTTCGTAATGATGATGGGTCACACAACAGTTAAGCCTGTACATAAAGCAACTGTTGAAAAGTATGGCGACAAGTGGACGAAACCAGAAAACTTTGTTGGTAACGGTGCATTCACTGTTGGTAACTGGGTTGTGAACGAGCGTATTGAACTTGTTCGTAACGAAAAATACTGGGATAACGCAAATACAGTATTAACAAAAGTAACTTACCTTCCTATCGAAAACCAAGTTGCTGAAATGAACCGTTTCCTATCAGGCGAAATTGACTTTACATCTAGCCTGCCAAACGAGCACTTCCGTCGTCTACAAAAAGAACATTCTGAGTCTGTAGCAATCAAAGGTAACCTTTGTACTTACTACTACAACTTCAATACTCATAAGCCACCATTTGATGACGTTCGTGTACGTAAAGCAATTTCTTACACAATCGATCGTGACATCGTAGCAAATGCGATTCTTGGTCAAGGTCAGAAGCCTGCTTACTTCCTAACGCCTGAGATCGTTGCGAACTTCAGCCCTGAAACTCCAGATTACGGTAAACTAAGCCAGAAAGAGCGTAATGCTAAAGCAAAAGCGCTTCTTGAAGAGGCTGGATACAACAAATCTAACCCGCTTAAATTTACGCTGTTGTACAACACATCTGAAAACCACAAGAAAATTGCTGTAGCAATTGGCTCTATGTGGAAGAAAAACCTAGGTGTGGATGTTGTTCTTGAAAACCAAGAGTGGAAAACATACCTAGAAACTAAGAAGCAGGGCGATTTCGAAGCGGCTCGTGCTGGTTGGTGTGGTGACTACAATGAAGCATCAACATTTACTTCATTAATGGAAGGCAAGAACACAACTGGCGGTATTCACTACAAGAGTGCTGAATACGATAAGCTAACTGCTGATGCAATTCGTGCAACTTCTGAAGAAGAACGTAAAGAGCTTTACTACGCTCAAGAGGCGCTTCTAACGAAAGACATGCCGATTGCTCCTATCTACCAGTACGTAACTGCGCGTCTAGTTAACCCTCATGTAGGTGGCTACGCAGAAAACAACGCTGAAGATAAACTTTACTCTAAAGATATGTACATCATCGCTGAGTAA
- the moaE gene encoding molybdopterin synthase catalytic subunit MoaE, whose protein sequence is MDPRVSVQYDDFSIADEYEILAKGTAAGAVVTFVGKVRDMNLGDDVIGLRLEHYPGMTEKSLADICDQAEARWPLLGVRVIHRVGDLDIGDQIVYVGVSSAHRGASFEACEFIMDYLKTSAPFWKKERTTQESRWVESRDSDAKAAERWKT, encoded by the coding sequence ATGGATCCACGTGTTTCAGTTCAATATGATGATTTTTCGATTGCTGATGAGTACGAAATACTGGCAAAAGGAACAGCTGCAGGCGCGGTTGTAACTTTTGTGGGTAAAGTCCGCGATATGAATTTAGGTGATGATGTTATCGGATTACGTTTGGAACATTATCCTGGCATGACAGAAAAATCACTTGCTGATATCTGTGACCAAGCGGAGGCTCGCTGGCCACTGCTTGGAGTTCGAGTGATTCATCGAGTCGGTGATTTAGATATTGGCGATCAAATTGTCTATGTTGGTGTTTCTAGTGCTCATCGAGGTGCTTCATTTGAAGCGTGTGAATTTATTATGGATTACTTAAAAACAAGTGCTCCATTTTGGAAAAAAGAGCGAACCACACAAGAAAGTCGTTGGGTAGAATCGCGAGATTCAGATGCAAAAGCGGCTGAGCGGTGGAAAACCTAG
- the moaD gene encoding molybdopterin synthase sulfur carrier subunit — MIKVLFFAQTRELIGIDELTLEEEFSTVEQLRAHLFAQQGKWELALEPGKLLAAVNQAIVPLESEIKSGDEVAFFPPVTGG; from the coding sequence ATGATTAAAGTGTTGTTTTTTGCGCAAACCCGTGAACTTATCGGTATCGATGAATTGACTCTAGAAGAGGAATTCTCGACAGTTGAACAGCTTCGTGCACACTTGTTTGCTCAACAAGGCAAATGGGAGTTAGCTTTAGAACCTGGTAAATTGCTGGCAGCAGTAAACCAAGCGATAGTGCCGTTGGAATCTGAAATTAAAAGTGGTGATGAAGTCGCTTTTTTCCCACCGGTTACCGGGGGGTAA
- the moaC gene encoding cyclic pyranopterin monophosphate synthase MoaC, producing MNQFTHINASGEANMVDVSAKSETVREARAEAFVHMSPETLQLIVSGQHHKGDVFATARIAGIQAAKKTWDLIPLCHPLLLSKVEVQLEAIESENKVRIESVCKLAGKTGVEMEALTAASVAALTIYDMCKAVQKDMIIDGIRLLEKTGGKSGHFKVDA from the coding sequence ATGAACCAATTTACTCATATTAACGCTTCTGGTGAGGCGAATATGGTGGATGTATCTGCAAAATCTGAGACCGTTCGAGAGGCAAGAGCGGAAGCTTTTGTTCATATGTCACCAGAAACATTGCAGTTAATTGTCTCCGGCCAACACCACAAAGGTGATGTGTTTGCCACTGCTCGTATTGCTGGAATTCAAGCGGCGAAGAAAACATGGGATCTAATTCCTCTTTGCCACCCTCTTTTGTTGTCAAAAGTAGAAGTGCAACTTGAAGCTATTGAATCAGAAAATAAAGTTCGCATTGAATCTGTCTGTAAATTGGCAGGTAAAACAGGTGTTGAAATGGAAGCGTTAACGGCTGCTTCAGTTGCTGCTCTAACGATCTATGACATGTGTAAAGCGGTGCAGAAAGATATGATCATTGATGGTATTCGCCTATTGGAAAAAACTGGCGGAAAATCAGGTCACTTTAAGGTGGATGCATGA
- the moaB gene encoding molybdenum cofactor biosynthesis protein B — MGHAESKFEPANIAVLTVSDTRTEENDTSGGYLAEQLQEAGHNLADKKIVIDDMYKIRAVVSNWIADEKIQAVMITGGTGFTSRDSTPEALVPLFDKQVEGFGELFRTVSYEEIGTSTIQSRAIAGFANHTVIFAMPGSTGACRTAWTKIIKQQMDASHRPCNFMPHLSV; from the coding sequence ATGGGTCACGCTGAAAGTAAATTCGAACCGGCAAATATCGCAGTACTAACCGTTTCTGATACACGTACAGAAGAAAATGACACATCAGGTGGTTACTTAGCTGAGCAGTTGCAAGAAGCGGGTCATAATCTAGCAGACAAAAAAATTGTAATTGATGACATGTATAAGATTCGTGCGGTTGTATCGAATTGGATTGCAGACGAAAAAATTCAAGCGGTAATGATTACTGGTGGTACTGGTTTCACTTCTCGTGACAGCACGCCTGAAGCATTGGTCCCTCTATTTGACAAGCAGGTAGAAGGTTTTGGTGAACTATTCCGCACTGTTTCGTACGAAGAGATCGGTACATCAACGATTCAATCTCGTGCAATCGCTGGCTTTGCTAACCATACTGTTATTTTCGCAATGCCAGGCTCAACGGGTGCATGTCGCACTGCTTGGACGAAGATCATCAAACAGCAAATGGATGCAAGTCATCGCCCTTGTAACTTCATGCCGCATCTATCTGTTTAA
- the moaA gene encoding GTP 3',8-cyclase MoaA has translation MAQQFEDKFQRKFYYLRLSVTDVCNFKCTYCLPDGYQPSGQKNSSFLALPEIKRVVKAFADCGTSKVRITGGEPSLRKDFLDIIQTVASTSGVQKVATTTNGYRMEKQVADWRDAGLTHINVSVDSLDPRMFHQITGENKYKEVMSGIDRAFEVGYEQVKVNVVLMKDLNSHELPAFLNWIKHRPIQLRFIELMQTGEMDELFNKHHVSGVAIRNQLIANGWILKARSHNDGPAQVFVHADYQGEIGLIMPYEKNFCESCNRLRISAKGKLHLCLFGDHGVELRDLLQQDNQEAELIERIQAQLQTKSVSHFLQDGNTGMTPHLASIGG, from the coding sequence GTGGCACAACAATTCGAAGATAAATTCCAACGCAAATTTTATTATTTGCGCTTGTCGGTTACTGATGTTTGTAACTTTAAGTGTACCTACTGTCTACCTGATGGCTACCAGCCTTCGGGGCAGAAAAACTCGTCTTTTTTAGCGCTACCTGAAATCAAAAGGGTGGTTAAAGCTTTCGCTGACTGTGGCACTTCTAAAGTGCGAATCACAGGTGGTGAACCAAGTCTGCGTAAAGACTTCCTCGATATTATCCAAACTGTAGCGAGTACTTCAGGTGTTCAGAAAGTTGCAACCACGACTAATGGATACCGGATGGAAAAGCAGGTTGCTGACTGGCGTGATGCGGGTTTGACGCATATTAATGTCAGTGTTGATAGTTTAGACCCTCGTATGTTTCATCAGATCACCGGTGAAAATAAATACAAAGAGGTTATGTCTGGAATTGACCGCGCATTTGAAGTTGGTTACGAGCAAGTTAAAGTCAATGTCGTGCTGATGAAAGATTTAAACAGTCACGAACTTCCTGCATTTTTAAACTGGATTAAACATCGCCCAATTCAGCTACGTTTCATTGAATTAATGCAAACGGGCGAAATGGATGAGCTATTTAATAAGCATCATGTATCTGGTGTCGCGATTCGTAACCAGCTTATTGCGAATGGGTGGATTTTGAAAGCTCGCTCTCACAACGATGGACCAGCGCAAGTTTTCGTTCATGCTGACTACCAAGGTGAGATCGGCCTGATCATGCCGTACGAGAAAAATTTCTGTGAGAGTTGTAATCGCTTGAGAATTTCAGCGAAAGGAAAACTCCACCTATGCTTATTTGGTGATCATGGTGTCGAGCTTCGAGATCTCTTGCAGCAGGACAATCAAGAAGCTGAACTTATTGAGCGTATTCAAGCTCAGCTGCAAACGAAATCCGTAAGCCACTTTTTGCAAGATGGAAATACTGGAATGACACCACATCTAGCCTCTATTGGCGGCTAA
- a CDS encoding YvcK family protein — translation MNLYSSKKVVAIGGGHGLGRMLAALKDFGSNATGIVTTTDNGGSTGRIRHCQGGIAWGDTRNCINQLITEPSISSMMFEYRFKGTGELDGHNLGNLMLTALDNLSVRPLEAINLIRNMLGVDLNIVPMSEHPSDLTALSLEGQWVTGETNVDEMEQDLRRLDLSPEVPATKEAVSAILEADCIILGPGSFLTSIMPPLLLPEIGKAIAQNLNAKLIFVENLSPEYGPAGRMSLKQKIEWCERSCQARKVDAILGDTPHPELEQDWNCVTTELASPNRDWRHDREKLQQAIESQLL, via the coding sequence ATGAATTTATATTCATCAAAGAAAGTGGTCGCAATCGGTGGAGGACATGGATTGGGGCGAATGTTAGCGGCGCTTAAAGATTTTGGTTCCAATGCAACAGGTATTGTCACCACCACTGATAATGGCGGTTCAACAGGTCGTATTCGTCACTGCCAAGGAGGCATCGCTTGGGGAGACACTCGCAACTGCATCAACCAGTTAATTACCGAACCCTCTATCAGCTCGATGATGTTCGAATACCGATTCAAAGGCACAGGTGAACTTGATGGGCATAATCTTGGTAATCTGATGCTAACTGCACTGGATAACTTGTCGGTACGCCCTTTAGAGGCCATCAATCTTATTCGAAATATGCTTGGTGTTGATCTAAATATTGTTCCAATGTCCGAACACCCTTCTGACCTTACTGCACTATCTCTTGAAGGACAGTGGGTAACCGGAGAAACGAACGTTGATGAAATGGAACAAGATCTACGCCGCTTAGATTTATCACCAGAAGTACCGGCAACGAAAGAAGCGGTTTCTGCCATCCTTGAAGCCGACTGCATCATTCTGGGCCCTGGTAGTTTCTTAACCAGTATTATGCCTCCACTCCTCCTGCCCGAGATAGGGAAAGCAATCGCTCAAAATTTAAACGCAAAATTGATATTTGTTGAGAACCTATCACCCGAGTATGGTCCTGCTGGGAGGATGTCGCTGAAACAAAAAATCGAGTGGTGCGAACGTTCATGTCAGGCACGTAAGGTTGACGCTATCTTAGGCGACACACCGCATCCTGAGCTAGAACAAGATTGGAACTGCGTAACGACAGAATTAGCCTCTCCCAACCGCGATTGGCGTCACGATCGAGAGAAACTACAACAAGCCATTGAATCACAACTACTATAA
- the luxU gene encoding quorum-sensing phosphorelay protein LuxU, whose protein sequence is MNILNQDKINDLARDIGEENVPVLLDIFLGELSSYIETLTSSDDAKAMTNLAEISHALKSSAASFGAEKLCAYAVEVDNKVKLNQQIDADIDLMAMVELLQETRVKYLGLVSQ, encoded by the coding sequence ATGAATATTTTAAATCAAGATAAAATCAACGATTTGGCTCGAGATATTGGTGAAGAGAATGTCCCGGTTCTACTCGATATATTTTTAGGCGAATTAAGCTCTTACATTGAAACCTTAACCAGCAGTGATGACGCTAAAGCGATGACTAATCTTGCAGAAATCAGCCATGCCTTAAAAAGTAGTGCAGCAAGTTTTGGTGCGGAAAAATTATGCGCGTATGCGGTAGAAGTGGATAATAAGGTTAAACTGAATCAGCAGATTGATGCCGATATTGATCTCATGGCAATGGTTGAGTTACTTCAAGAAACAAGAGTGAAATATCTAGGCTTAGTCAGCCAGTAG
- the luxO gene encoding quorum-sensing sigma-54 dependent transcriptional regulator LuxO — MQQTPETQKSKYLLMVEDTASVAALYRSYLTPLGIDINIVGTGRDAINSLNHRTPDLILLDLRLPDMTGMDVLFAVKQSYPDVPVIFMTAHGSIDTAVEAMRHGSQDFLIKPCEADRLRVTVNNAIRKATKLKNESENPHNQNYQGFIGSSQTMQAVYRTIDSAASSKASIFITGESGTGKEVCAEAIHAASKRGDKPFIAINCAAIPKDLIESELFGHVKGAFTGAATDRQGAAELADGGTLFLDELCEMDLDLQTKLLRFIQTGTFQKVGSSKMKSVDVRFVCATNRDPWKEVQEGRFREDLYYRLYVIPLHLPPLRERGEDVIEIAYSLLGFMSFEEGKGFVRFAPEVLDRFNQYEWPGNVRQLQNVLRNVVVLNHGKEITLNMLPPPLNRPIENQMSLEKKRREEISVQDIFPLWLTEKTAIEQAIKACDGNIPRAAGYLDVSPSTLYRKLQNWNNKEQQST; from the coding sequence ATGCAACAAACTCCCGAAACTCAGAAATCTAAGTATTTACTGATGGTCGAAGATACGGCCTCCGTTGCGGCGCTGTATCGCTCTTATCTAACCCCTTTGGGTATTGATATTAATATTGTTGGCACTGGGCGAGATGCTATCAATAGTTTAAACCACCGCACGCCTGATCTTATTCTACTCGATTTACGTTTACCCGATATGACAGGTATGGACGTACTCTTCGCAGTGAAACAATCTTATCCTGATGTTCCGGTTATTTTTATGACTGCACATGGTTCAATTGATACTGCTGTTGAAGCGATGCGCCATGGGTCTCAAGACTTTTTAATTAAACCTTGTGAGGCGGATCGGTTAAGAGTCACCGTTAATAATGCGATTCGTAAAGCGACGAAATTAAAGAACGAATCGGAAAACCCTCATAATCAAAATTACCAAGGTTTTATCGGCAGTAGCCAAACAATGCAGGCGGTATACCGCACCATTGATTCCGCCGCTAGCAGTAAAGCCAGTATTTTCATCACAGGTGAAAGTGGTACGGGTAAAGAGGTGTGTGCAGAAGCGATTCATGCCGCAAGCAAACGTGGTGATAAACCATTCATTGCGATTAACTGTGCTGCGATACCTAAAGATTTGATTGAAAGTGAACTGTTTGGGCATGTTAAAGGTGCATTTACTGGCGCGGCAACTGATCGACAAGGTGCGGCGGAGCTAGCCGATGGTGGAACGCTTTTTCTCGATGAATTGTGCGAGATGGATTTGGATCTTCAAACCAAATTATTACGCTTTATTCAGACAGGCACTTTCCAGAAAGTAGGTTCGTCTAAGATGAAGAGTGTGGATGTACGTTTTGTATGTGCCACCAACCGAGATCCTTGGAAAGAAGTTCAAGAAGGCCGCTTCAGAGAAGATTTATACTATCGTCTGTATGTTATTCCGCTTCATCTGCCACCACTGCGTGAAAGAGGGGAGGATGTCATTGAAATTGCCTACTCATTGCTTGGTTTTATGTCTTTCGAAGAGGGTAAAGGCTTTGTTCGCTTCGCGCCTGAGGTTCTCGACCGATTTAATCAATATGAATGGCCAGGAAATGTACGTCAGCTACAGAATGTTCTGAGAAACGTGGTGGTTCTTAATCATGGTAAAGAGATCACTCTCAATATGTTGCCTCCGCCACTTAATCGCCCGATTGAAAATCAGATGTCACTAGAGAAAAAACGCCGAGAAGAGATCTCCGTACAGGATATTTTTCCATTATGGTTGACGGAAAAAACAGCGATTGAGCAAGCGATTAAAGCGTGTGATGGCAATATTCCAAGAGCGGCAGGCTATTTGGATGTGAGTCCTTCTACACTTTATCGGAAGCTTCAGAATTGGAATAATAAAGAGCAGCAAAGTACTTAA
- the uvrB gene encoding excinuclease ABC subunit UvrB — MSKVFDLVSEYKPSGDQPTAIKQLLEGLDNGLAHQTLLGVTGSGKTFTLANVIAEAQRPAIILAPNKTLAAQLYGEMKSFFPNNAVEYFVSYYDYYQPEAYVPTTDTFIEKDAAVNKHIEQMRLSATKALLERKDAIIVASVSAIYGLGDPDSYLKMMLHIRRGDILDQRDILRRLAELQYSRNDMTFERGQFRVRGEVIDVFPAESEQDAVRIEMFDDEIDCISIFDPLTGAVKQRDLPRYTIYPKTHYVTPREKILEAIEKIRKELEERQSYLKENNKLVEEQRISQRTLFDLEMMNELGFCSGIENYSRYLSGRKEGEAPPTLFDYLPRDGLLVIDESHVTVPQIGAMYKGDRSRKETLVEFGFRLPSALDNRPMMFDEFESIAPQAIFVSATPGNYELDKSGDDIADQVVRPTGLLDPEIEVRPVATQVDDLLSEIRIRSAKGERVLVTTLTKRMSEDLTEHLHEHDVKVRYLHSDIDTVERVEIIRDLRLGEFDVLVGINLLREGLDMPEVSLVAILDADKEGFLRSERSLIQTIGRAARNLEGKAILYGDRITKSMKKAIDETGRRRIKQQQYNEEQGIVPQALKRNIKDIMELGDITKSRKQRESKQVPLSKVAESSAVYEVLSPQQLDKAISKLEGEMYQHAQNLEFELAAAKRDEIEKLRAQFIANS, encoded by the coding sequence ATGAGCAAAGTTTTTGATTTGGTATCTGAATACAAACCTTCAGGGGACCAGCCAACAGCGATAAAACAGCTATTAGAAGGGCTAGATAATGGTCTCGCTCATCAAACATTGTTAGGCGTTACTGGATCAGGCAAAACATTTACTCTTGCAAATGTGATTGCAGAAGCGCAACGACCTGCGATCATTCTGGCACCAAATAAAACGTTAGCCGCTCAGTTATACGGGGAGATGAAATCATTTTTCCCTAATAATGCTGTGGAATATTTTGTCTCATACTACGATTACTACCAACCAGAAGCTTATGTGCCAACCACTGATACCTTTATTGAGAAAGACGCAGCAGTTAATAAACACATCGAGCAGATGCGACTGTCAGCAACAAAAGCACTACTAGAAAGAAAGGATGCGATTATTGTTGCGTCGGTTTCTGCAATTTATGGTCTTGGTGATCCTGACTCCTATTTGAAAATGATGCTGCATATACGCAGGGGCGATATCTTAGATCAGCGTGATATTTTACGTCGCTTGGCTGAATTACAGTATTCTCGAAATGACATGACATTTGAACGGGGTCAGTTCCGAGTCCGTGGCGAAGTTATTGATGTATTCCCTGCTGAATCTGAACAAGATGCGGTTCGAATCGAGATGTTTGATGACGAAATTGATTGTATTAGTATTTTTGACCCATTGACGGGGGCTGTGAAGCAGCGAGATCTACCACGTTATACGATCTATCCTAAAACTCACTATGTCACTCCGAGAGAGAAAATACTTGAAGCCATAGAGAAAATCCGCAAAGAGCTCGAAGAGCGTCAAAGCTACCTGAAAGAGAATAATAAGCTGGTGGAAGAGCAACGGATCTCGCAGCGAACTCTGTTTGATCTTGAGATGATGAATGAACTCGGTTTCTGCTCAGGCATCGAAAACTATTCTCGTTATTTGAGTGGACGTAAAGAAGGTGAAGCACCACCAACACTGTTTGATTACCTTCCTAGGGATGGGCTGCTTGTCATCGATGAATCTCACGTTACGGTTCCGCAAATTGGTGCCATGTATAAAGGTGACCGTTCTCGTAAAGAGACCTTGGTAGAGTTTGGCTTTCGGTTACCGTCAGCGCTAGACAATCGTCCAATGATGTTTGATGAGTTTGAATCCATTGCCCCGCAAGCCATATTTGTGTCGGCAACTCCAGGCAATTATGAATTAGACAAATCAGGCGATGACATTGCAGATCAGGTCGTACGTCCGACAGGGTTGCTCGATCCAGAGATCGAAGTTCGTCCGGTTGCTACGCAGGTCGATGATTTACTTTCTGAAATTCGCATACGATCCGCGAAAGGTGAGCGAGTTTTGGTTACCACACTCACAAAGCGTATGTCAGAAGATCTCACCGAGCACTTACATGAGCATGATGTCAAAGTTCGCTATTTACATTCTGATATTGATACCGTAGAGCGAGTTGAAATTATTCGAGACTTAAGATTAGGCGAGTTTGACGTGTTAGTGGGCATTAACTTACTAAGAGAAGGGTTAGACATGCCTGAGGTGTCTTTAGTGGCAATTTTGGATGCCGATAAAGAGGGTTTTTTACGTTCCGAACGATCTCTCATACAGACTATTGGACGTGCGGCACGAAATCTAGAGGGTAAAGCAATTTTATATGGTGACAGAATCACCAAGTCGATGAAAAAAGCGATTGATGAAACCGGAAGACGCCGTATAAAGCAGCAACAATACAATGAAGAGCAGGGAATTGTGCCACAAGCTCTCAAACGTAATATTAAAGATATTATGGAGCTGGGGGATATTACCAAGTCAAGAAAACAGCGTGAATCGAAGCAAGTACCGCTATCTAAAGTGGCCGAGTCTTCCGCTGTGTATGAGGTGCTTTCGCCGCAGCAACTCGATAAAGCGATCAGTAAACTTGAAGGTGAAATGTACCAGCATGCGCAGAATTTAGAATTTGAACTAGCAGCGGCTAAACGTGATGAAATAGAGAAATTAAGGGCCCAGTTTATAGCAAATAGCTAA
- the rsxA gene encoding electron transport complex subunit RsxA, with the protein MTEYFLLLVGTVLVNNFVLVKFLGLCPFMGVSKKLETAIGMGLATTFVLTLASVCSYLVESYILAPLGIEYLRTMSFILVIAVVVQFTEMVVHKTSPTLYRLLGIFLPLITTNCAVLGVALLNVNENHNFIQSIIYGFGAAVGFSLVLILFASMRERISAADVPAPFKGASIAMITAGLMSLAFMGFTGLVKL; encoded by the coding sequence ATGACCGAATATTTTTTGTTGTTAGTCGGCACTGTGCTGGTAAACAACTTTGTACTAGTGAAGTTTTTAGGGTTATGTCCATTTATGGGGGTTTCTAAGAAATTAGAGACCGCAATAGGTATGGGCCTTGCCACTACGTTTGTGCTAACTCTGGCATCGGTATGCTCATATCTCGTTGAAAGCTATATTCTTGCTCCATTAGGGATCGAATACTTACGAACCATGAGTTTTATTCTCGTGATCGCTGTTGTCGTGCAGTTCACCGAAATGGTGGTTCATAAAACGAGCCCTACTCTCTATCGTTTATTGGGTATTTTCTTACCACTCATCACCACTAACTGTGCGGTTTTAGGGGTAGCGTTGCTGAACGTGAATGAAAACCATAACTTTATTCAATCCATTATTTATGGCTTTGGTGCTGCGGTAGGTTTCTCTCTGGTTCTTATCCTATTCGCATCAATGCGTGAACGAATTTCTGCGGCTGATGTTCCCGCCCCATTTAAAGGCGCGTCAATTGCAATGATCACTGCGGGGTTAATGTCTCTGGCATTTATGGGCTTTACTGGTTTGGTGAAGTTGTAA